Below is a genomic region from Medicago truncatula cultivar Jemalong A17 chromosome 3, MtrunA17r5.0-ANR, whole genome shotgun sequence.
TGAGTCTACATGTTTCTAGGACTCAATCAAGAACTTGGTGAAGTTCGTGGCAGTATTCTAGGCAGAAAATCTGCGCTGTCAATACGGGAAGTGTTCTCTGAAGTAAGGAGAGAGGAACTCAGGAAAAAGATTATGCTACAACATTCCAAAGGTATAAAGATTAAAGAGGCTGAAAGTTCTGCTTTGGCTGCAAGGGGACATGAACAAGAAGGGGAGAGAACGAAGAAACCTTGGTGTGATCAATTTAGAGGGTTGTAGAAAACTAAGCAAAGCTGCTCAAAATTTCATGGAAAACCCCCAAACTTGAAAGAGAAGCCAAATTGAGAGGGTCAGGTTTTCCAAGCTGCAAGTGAAAGAAACAACTAGAGCACCAGTATAAACTCTTTACAACAAAAATATCAGTTTTATCTACCCTCAGAGCTCAAAAAGCTATCTCTTTCTTTTCTGCTTTCTCGAATACTAAATCATACTCTAAAGCTCCATGGACATTTGATTTTGAAGCCACAAATCACATGACATTATTCAAAACTGTTTTATGCATATAGTACTTGTGCAGATCATAAAAAGATCAAAATAGTTGATGTTACCTTTTCTACTATAGCTGGCATAGGTTCAATTTCTTTATCTAAAACCCTAACCCTCCACAATGTTCTTCATGTTccacatttatcatgaaatcTGCTGTCCATAAGTAAATAACCCAAGAACTTAGCTGTTTGGCTATTTTTGACTCATTTAGTTGTAAATTTCAGGAGCTGAGTTTGATGAGCATGATTGGCAGTGCTAAAGAGGTTGATGCTCTCTATCTCTTTGAAGATGAGGCTGGTTTTTAGGAGAAACTTCAGAATGAGTGTCtcaaatcaattcaaaatttggGCGAATTAAGCCAGCCTAGTCCAATTTCACCCACGGTTGTTTCAAAGCGGTTTCCATTTCAAATATGCAGAGATATAGCAAAGTTGCTGCattcatcatcatttcatattttgttttacaaAGGGAAGTCTTCACGCAACAGTTGGAGTTGTTATTATATGATTAGGAGGTTTTGAGTTCATGTCATAGTTTTTGAAGgttgtcttcttttttatttgggttaatagtgtttttcacccctgtaatatatgccatttctggttttcgcccctataaaattttcggtttgatttgcacccttgtaaaaaatttattttccggaaaacacccctaatactATAACCACTTTTTCAAAGAAAGTGTTCTTTATAATTGTAATCAAACATAAAATGGCTTTTGCTTTACATAAAATCTCTAAACAATTATTCGTTTTCTTACTAAATCATAAAACCACTTTTATTAAAAGCTTAAACATATGCTCCCATTGGTGTGTAAAGATAGGAGTTCAATAAAGGACACATACCCTATCTACAACAAAAACTAGTGCATAAATCATGAAATTTGGTAAGCCAAAGAATTAGTAGAAGAGAGAACAGGTTGTAAAACAAATCTGACTTAATATTTTAAGTGATAGGACCACAGTAATCCATCAAAGAAAAGAATGGCAAAACCAGCAGACTGGTTGATTAAATATATCCAATAAATCACATAGTTTGGAAAAGATAACATAAGTAccaataaaatatatacttcaGAGCTCAGGCGAGGAAGTAAAATAAAGGATGACAAGAATTATGCATCCTAGCCATTTCAATATAATTAGCATccatgtaaataaataaataaacacgaTTTCAATAAGCAATTGTATAGAAGTAACTCTTCACAGAAAAATAAAggtaaaaaatatcaaatcttTACCACTAATAAGGTGAAGtcaaatatttatgaaaatcAGAATGTGGTGGTCTTAAGCAATTATGTCGATATCTAAAGCAGAAGGAGGAAGGAGAGTAAGAATCATATCGTTTTCATTTGATCCTCCAAGGCAAAAACAATTCAACAAAGACAGcaacagaaaaataaagaatacaCATTATTTCAGGTTCTGCTTTGTTATCTATTTGTTGATCAATTTTTCCCCTTTTTACTGTACTACCCATTAAGGTCACAGAAAGGTAATAAATAGTTGAACTCAAAATTATTAGCATTAGAGCTCAATCATATAGCACACAAATTCTATGATACTTGCTGATGTGTGAGTTGCAACTTAATCCACCAAGAACTTGTTACCTTTAGACTAGACCAGACCAGAAGCATGGGTGATGGGTTGCTTAACTAGTTTTAGCTAAAGTTTAAAGCAGCTGAAAGAGTTAAGATACAGGGGTTCAAACCATagtgaaggagaaaatactaacataacaaccaataagctaatccaaataAGACTAGACCCAACCAGAAGTATGCCGTGACCTCAACTCCAAGTGTGATCTTAGAATTCATGATCAACCTTATATACCCTCACCGAAAACAATACCAAACAAAGAGTTGCtaatttctttctcaaaaaaaagGGTTGCTAATTTCTATTAATACATGGTCATAATCTAGCAATAGATCCATAAAGGATCCATCCCTTCCTGGACCTTGCCATGGCAAGAGCTTTGCGAATTGCAACATCAGACTCCCCTTTATCTATATGGTCAAAATATAGCAGCTATATCATACTGTTAAGGAACTAAGGCACAACTCTGCAAAGCATCAACTACCTATAACAAAGGCAAAACATAGATAACGAAGCATAAACCCCTATGAATTTTAGTGATAAAGTACCTGCTGCCTGGATCCGTTGTATCGTCATCATCCACGTCGAAAGGACAAGTAAAATCAGTATCATCAAACTCATCCTGATAAGACCTGCTAGAGCTCCTGGAAAATGAAATCTGTGGCGAGCTGTTAGGTGCTATCTTCCCTCCGGAATATTTTTGAGACTCTTTTCCGATTGAAAACATCTATGTAGAGCCAAAAAACAACCATCagatgaaaataacaaaaagttCCAGCCACACAAAACAATCAAGGTGATTGGCAATTTAGTATATGATACAACATACCTTCTCAGGTGTGGTGCACGATTGCATAAGATTCCTACTTCTTTCTGTCTCAGAAGTGCACCTTGAAATTCTAATAGGAGTAGACGGTGGCAAATTCTGCCTACTGGTATGTCCAGGGGAATACGTAACTTCAGCATTTGGTATATTGACAGGAGCACTTTCAGAGCGTAAAAGAGTTTTCGAAGCTAACGAACCCAAACTATAGATTGGTGATGATGAAGAAGGAGAGGGTGATGGAGAGAAATTCGGCGAGGGATAGTACTCATCGAAATTCACATTCTTCTTATGAAGCAAAGACATTTCACTTGGATGAGGAGGCAAACTAGAGGGTGGACAATAACCTTGAGAGCTAGCATTAGAAACCAATGTGTGTGATTCCGAATGTGTAGGTGAAGGCGAATAATAATTAACTGCAGGAGGTGATGCTCTACAATTTTCATAACTCCAACTATGTCTCCTCGAAAATGGCAATGACGACGGAGAAGAGCCATGTGATGGCATTCTAACAACAGGAAGCGACGGAAACCTCATCAACCGATCAGTCAAAGGACTCCCAACATAATCAGTTATAACTTGTGGAGACAAAGGAGTCGTTGGTTCCGAACTCACATCAGAAACACATGGTCGATACATCACCGATAAACACAGCTTACCGGAATTAGTATCCACAGGAGTGAACACAAACTTAAGCATTTCAGCTTCTTGTTTAGTAGTAAATGGTTCAAAGAAAGTCGAAACACGATGAGCAAGACTAAAAGCAGAAACATTTGCAGATGAACTAAGTtccttaaaaatcttaaaagcAGGTAAAAGCCTAACAGTAGCATACAAAGACCTTAAAAGCAAAGTAGATTTCTTATACaaattctgcaaaaaagtaTTACTTGACCTTCTTGTAGTGTTTGCAGTGTTGGAACTAGAACAATCCTTAATTTTCTTGCTTTCATATTGAATAACCCATCTTTCAACAATCTTCTCATTCTGTTCAGACCCACCTCCGAATTCTTCAAAGGGGTTTCTCTCTTTTACAAAAGATCGAACCTTCGGAGAGAAACTAAGGTTTCTATGAACcaaaacaacatcaaccacaaTTGGCTGAAGATTACTGTGGCGCCATAGGTCAGTGTTTTCAAGCGCTGTAGGACATTCTCTGAGTGCTAGATTGAACCATTTGTCTCTGGGTCGAACACTtgatgaggaagatgaagaagttgaagatGGTGAAGAAAGGGTGCTGAAATTGCGAGATGAAGCAGAAAGTGCTCTTGATTCGATTATTATGTGGAGGCTTTTTGCGAAGAATTCTGTGATTATTTGTTCTGTTTTTGCTGCTTCGGTTTGAGCGTGTGAGGATGTTGTTGTCATGTTCTGTTCAGTTCTGTTCTGATATGTTGGTTACTGGAACAAAATAAGTTAAGGATTTGTTTGGGGTGTGTTTCAGTCCAAtctaaaagagatttttttttgaagtagtgTGTTTGTTGTGGTGTGGAAGCGGTAGTTGAGTTGATACAAAAAATCTACTGATTAAGTTAAGATTTGGGAGAACAAATGGGTTGGGTGGGACCTTTCTGGGTATTGGTCGTTATTATTGGGTGAAAGTTTGCCAAGCAGAACTTGGAAGCATTGAAAGAAGCtgttttttaacttatttttataagttttttaataTAGCTTATGTAGCatattaaaaaagtatttaacaatattttattttttgcaataaATGTTTGTGCTATgaacaataaatataatttttttttttgaaaaaaacactacaaaatatatttttgttttttgaaaaaaaaactacaaacaaGTTATTTATTCAAACAAACTTTGGCTTTCTTAATTCATACCACTTGTTTTCACTTGACGGCTTGCCGTGGAGACCAAGACTCAAATCCATTTTCATATTAATTGAGAAATTCAAATAtctttattaattaattcattatcTTATAGCGCACAGACTAAAGAGAAAGGTAAACCTGTCATTTGGAGAGTTTATCAAaggagaaacaaaaataaataatataatattattgtgttagtTTGAATTTCAAATAGTTAGTTATTAGGTGTGGTTGTGGATTGTATTTaagtttgttgttttatttttatgttgaaagTTATCAGGAAGTTACTTGGTCAGAAGGAGCTATCTTCTGAGAGAGCAAACTGCTTTGATACATTTGCAGACTGTAATTCcttggcttaattacacttttggtcctaccattttgaccaactcacgaacatggtcatatcttttttaaatcgaacaaaatcgtccttaaactatatgttttttgcagttttagtcttatctccctatttccaactccagaagcgcacataaatgacagttttagtccaaccacctatgctcaactatgaaataaacaaagaataaaacatgtgggtacaaggaatctactttattcaATACACTAACCTAATTTCCGAGAAATGttacatatcttagaaattagggtttttcttggtttgtgtgctgaacaaagtagattccttatacccacatgatttattccttgtttattccATGGTTGAGTATAGGTGGTTgaactaaaactgtcatttatgtGCGTTTCTAGAGTTGGAAATAGGAAGATATGACtgaaactgcaaaaaacatatagtttatggacgattttgttcgatttaaaagaggttGGACCAAGTTCGTGAGTTGATCaaaatgcaaggaccaaaagtgtaattaagccattCCTTTTGTTAATCAATGAAAATCACAAGTTTACTTAGGGGggcacgtggcacctcactaatggactgggggtccaaaactgccaaaaaatcaaaacatagggggttgttttgtatttaaattagttagggggtcataaccgcaacttttgaaaatataggtgtccaaaagtgcaattaagccaattaGAAACCTTATTGGTTTTGGGCAGAGAGAGAAATGTCTCTTCTCTGAGGAGCGTTTGCTCTAGGATTACAGAGGGAATCTTctgtaatattttcttttcaatcaatAATACTATTCCTTTTGTTTCTCTTTAATTCAGGTTCCTAACAATTGATCTCTGTCAAAATATGTCCATTTCATCCTTCTTAAGCGTCCCTATTCTGCAAGATCTTTGGCTGAAACTTTCACCAAAGAAGTGGTCCGACTTCATAGAATTCTGGAATCTATTGTGAGTGATAGAGATCCCATTTTTGTTAGTAATTTCTGGCAGAAACTCTTTAAACAACAAGGTACATATTTAAAGCTAAGCACTGCATACCCTTCTCGTTAGTAATTTCCTTCGGAAGTTATTAAGAAGTTACTTGGCCAGAAGAAGTTATCTTCTGAGAGAGCAAACTACTCTGATACATTTGCAGACTGTAATTCATTTTGTTAATCAATGAAAATCGCAAGTTTACTTGCAAAAGCCTCATCTCTATAATGCTGATCTCTATCATTATccaatatatatttctttaataTTGTGGGTATCGCACACACTTGATGGGTTACGGCGTCTCTGAGTTTGCAGCACTCTACATTATCCAACCTTTTTGCTTGGACGTCAAGTACTCAAGTTGTTTTTTtacaggattttttttttctttttttaaggaaggaatGAAAAAACCTTGATTGTACAAATTACccgaaaaaataatttatcgtAATTTAATTTATGGTTTTACATTAGTAAATGAGTGTCCTTGTaggcttaactcaattgataaggacaatgcataatatatgcaggtcctgagttcgaactccggacaccacaaaaaaaactttagcAAATGAGAAATTATTTTCTCCCATATTTCCCGTGTGCTCTATGAGAACTTAAAAATACTCTTTgattttcggattttagaatTAGTAGCATGTAATAGATAAAGGATgggaaagaggaaaaaaaatatgaaattgtaTTTTGTCACAAGAGGTGTTCCAAAGCTTCTTATATTCGATGCCATGGAAGAGTTCATCAACTAACCGCCAGAAGATTCATGCAGCAACTTGGTAGTACTAGTTTTTATATTCATCATTTGTTAGTAAAATATTAGTGTTATGGTATTTACTGTTCTGTGGTTTTGCATACTAGCTAGTTTA
It encodes:
- the LOC11424978 gene encoding autophagy-related protein 13b, whose amino-acid sequence is MTTTSSHAQTEAAKTEQIITEFFAKSLHIIIESRALSASSRNFSTLSSPSSTSSSSSSSVRPRDKWFNLALRECPTALENTDLWRHSNLQPIVVDVVLVHRNLSFSPKVRSFVKERNPFEEFGGGSEQNEKIVERWVIQYESKKIKDCSSSNTANTTRRSSNTFLQNLYKKSTLLLRSLYATVRLLPAFKIFKELSSSANVSAFSLAHRVSTFFEPFTTKQEAEMLKFVFTPVDTNSGKLCLSVMYRPCVSDVSSEPTTPLSPQVITDYVGSPLTDRLMRFPSLPVVRMPSHGSSPSSLPFSRRHSWSYENCRASPPAVNYYSPSPTHSESHTLVSNASSQGYCPPSSLPPHPSEMSLLHKKNVNFDEYYPSPNFSPSPSPSSSSPIYSLGSLASKTLLRSESAPVNIPNAEVTYSPGHTSRQNLPPSTPIRISRCTSETERSRNLMQSCTTPEKMFSIGKESQKYSGGKIAPNSSPQISFSRSSSRSYQDEFDDTDFTCPFDVDDDDTTDPGSRAESFDRGDMTQLLEAGRFFPIRKSQGAAVGALVHMLKKAAPLHQDFSTGENLSQGARAENLKSNNFQEPNQILESLTPVSTMSSGNRKTTSDALEEFHSYREMKNLLLMPRDGSKRQI